TATGCATGAATTATCCCGGACCGGACCAGCAATTGGTATATCACGTACACCTGGCTATGAGGATCGAACCATTGAATATAACCATAAGGATACATTGTTTTTATTTACTGATGGTATTTTAGAGGAATTCAATCCAGTGCAGTTTGAAGATGGATACAATAACCTAAAAACTTTTATAAAGAAATTTAGTTATACAAATGCAGAAGGAACTATTAATGCAATTAAAGAGCATTTGGAGCATAAGCCTATAAGTGTCCAGCAAAAGGATGATGAACTTATTATGGGTATTGATTTTGTATAATTAAAAAGATTATTGTATAAGTAGAATTTTTCTAACCGTACCTTCAGCGTCATTATATTTTTTTATAAAAGATTATATGGACTATTATTTTTATTCTGTATTTTTCATCCCCAACCATTATAATTCCTTTGAGATGAGATTTTAATTTATTTTTTTGTGAAATTATCGTTAGGTATTCCTCATCATATATACTGTAAAAGTTTATCGGATAACTGATACTAATATTGTATGTAAATACTATCTTTTGGTAATCTATTGTTGTTTTTGTAATGGAAATGTAGTATATTATAGTAATTAAGAATTTAAGAGGAATCTTAATATGCAAAAAACACTTATTACAGGAATACAGGATACTTCATTGCAGGTGGTACAGAATGTATTGTCCACTGTGCAGGGTATAGGCAGGATAGAATATAAAAACAAAAGATATAGTATTGTGTACGATAGTTCTGTTGTAAGTCCCACACAGATACTGGAGGCCTTAGAGGCTGCCGGCTTATATGTTGAAAAAGAGGTATGGCAGGCTTCCGTTGGCGGAATGAGTTGTGTAATGTGCTCAAAAGCGGTAACGCGTAGTGTTATGGATTTAGAAGGCATTCTTGATGTTTCAGTTAACTATGCAACGGGAAAGGCAACAGTGATTGTTACTCCGCACACCGTCACCACTGAAGATATTAAAATAAAAGTTGAAGAAGCAGGATACCAGTTTTTAGGTTTGGGTACTGGAGAGCAAAAGTCTTCTAACGTGCGATTGGCTCAGATTTTTATTGGGCTTATAGCTGGGAGTGTACTTATGGCTATGATGTATGTACCGGCGGTTTTCAGTCACTGGATTGTTGCTTTAATCTCTGTGCCAGTATTTGTGTTTGTAAGCTTCCACATCTTTGTCCATGCCTACCATGCTCTCAAAAACAGGGTGTTATCTATGGATGTGATGTATGCTATGGGTACGGGTATTTCGTTTGCTGCAAGTGTTGGCGCTACGTTTGGCATTTTGCCACATGAGTTTTTTGTGTATGAAACAGCTATTTTTTTAGCAACATTTCTTAATATAGGGAAATATTTAGAGGATAGAGCCAGGTCAAGAACATCAGGAACCATTAAAAAGTTACTATCGCTTAAACCTGACACGGCTATCGTCATTCGTGATAATAAAGAAATTGAAATTAAAACTGAAGACGTCATTGTGGGTGACAGTATCATTGTAAAACCACAATCACGGGTGCCAGTTGATGGCGTGATTATAAAAGGTGCTGGGTACATTGATGAATCAATGGTAACCGGCGAATCGGTGCCGGTGTATAAAAAAGAAGGTGACAGGGTTATTGGCGGAACACTGAATAAAAATAACCTGCTTGTAATACAGGCACAGGTGCTGGGAAGCGATTCTGTACTCTCACGGATTATTTCACTGGTGGAAAAGGCTCAAGAGTCAAAACCAGCAATGCAGCGGTTTGCTGATAGGGTTGTTGGGTATTTTATTCCTGTGATACTGATGATTGCTTTTGTTGCTTCGCTGTTATGGTATGTAGTTAGTGGCAATGCGATGTTTGCATTTCAGGTTTTTGTTGCAGTTATCGTTATTGCCTGCCCGTGCGCGTTGGGGCTTGCAACTCCCACTGCTGTGACTGTTGGTCTTGGCAGAGGTGCTGAGTTAGGGATTCTGGTAAAAAATGCTGAAGCACTTGAGAAGGCAAGCAATGTTACCACCGTTGTCTTTGATAAAACTGGTACACTGACTACAGGAAAGCTTACCGTTATTGATGTTGTACCCTTAAATATACAGCATGATGAATTTATTTCTTTATGTGCAACACTTGAACGGTATGCCAATCACCCTATTGGTGATGCTGTAGTGCAGTATGCTAAGGACAAGGGTGTGATTTTTAAAGATGCAGAGGAAGTGAAGGTTTTTGAGGGAAAGGGTGTCATGGGTAAGATAGCTGGAAGAAAAATTATTGCTGGCAGTATGGCTTTTATTCAAGAAGGGGTTGATACTGGAACTATCGCACATCATATTACTATGTTTGAAAAGCAGGGTAAAACCGTACTTGTAGTAGCTGATACACAACCACTGGGTATTCTTACTCTTGCTGACAAACCAAAGCAGGAAGCCAGGGAAACAGTGCAAAAGCTTAAAGAAAATGGGAAAAAGACGATAATGATTACCGGTGACAACAGGCAGGCAGCAGATGCTATAGCTGGTGAAGTTGGTGTTGATGAAGTATATTCTGATGTTACTCCTGAATCAAAGATGAATATTGTCATTAAGCTTCAAAACAATGGTGATATTGTGGCTTTTGTGGGTGATGGCATTAATGATGCACCGGTGTTAGCTCAGGCAGATATTGGCATTGCTATGGGGGCAGGTACTGATGTTGCTATTGAAGCAGGAGATGTGGTGTTATTGCGTAACAGGTTAGCTGATGTGGTTACGTATTTTGATTTAGCGGTAAAAGTTATGAAACGGATTAAGCAGAATATCTTCTGGGCATTTGCGTATAATATGCTACTGGTGCCTGTTGCAGCAGGAATACTGTATCCATTTACAGGATTTTTAATAAAACCAGAATTTGCAGGAGCTGCAATGGCTTTAAGTTCCGTTACTGTGGTAGGATTATCATTATTGTTGAGGCGTTATAGACCGTCACATTAGCCTATAGAGTGTTTCTTTTACCCAATCAGGAATATTCTGGTAATCTTCAAAGCTTAGTAATGCACCTAAATAAATTTTAAAACTTTGCCCTTTAAATTTGGTCTCAAAACTTTGTGCTATATGAGATTTATCCCAATTATGCTTTTTATATAAAAATGCCGCATCGAAAGGATCTTTAGGATCTATTCTTCTTCCGGCAACATATACTTTGTTTAAAAAAAGATCAAAGTCGCTTGCTATTTTAATAGTATCGAATTTTTCAATTTTTTCTAAATTAGGGAAAGGGAAAAGTACAAAGGAAACCTTAATGTCTTTGATGAAAAAATCAATATTGTCATCTTTTTTCTCCCAACGGTTTATATCGGTATTATACATTGACAAAACTTTTTTAGTCAGTAGATTATAAGAAAATTCTTTTTGGCTAAAAA
This genomic interval from Spirochaetota bacterium contains the following:
- a CDS encoding heavy metal translocating P-type ATPase, with translation MQKTLITGIQDTSLQVVQNVLSTVQGIGRIEYKNKRYSIVYDSSVVSPTQILEALEAAGLYVEKEVWQASVGGMSCVMCSKAVTRSVMDLEGILDVSVNYATGKATVIVTPHTVTTEDIKIKVEEAGYQFLGLGTGEQKSSNVRLAQIFIGLIAGSVLMAMMYVPAVFSHWIVALISVPVFVFVSFHIFVHAYHALKNRVLSMDVMYAMGTGISFAASVGATFGILPHEFFVYETAIFLATFLNIGKYLEDRARSRTSGTIKKLLSLKPDTAIVIRDNKEIEIKTEDVIVGDSIIVKPQSRVPVDGVIIKGAGYIDESMVTGESVPVYKKEGDRVIGGTLNKNNLLVIQAQVLGSDSVLSRIISLVEKAQESKPAMQRFADRVVGYFIPVILMIAFVASLLWYVVSGNAMFAFQVFVAVIVIACPCALGLATPTAVTVGLGRGAELGILVKNAEALEKASNVTTVVFDKTGTLTTGKLTVIDVVPLNIQHDEFISLCATLERYANHPIGDAVVQYAKDKGVIFKDAEEVKVFEGKGVMGKIAGRKIIAGSMAFIQEGVDTGTIAHHITMFEKQGKTVLVVADTQPLGILTLADKPKQEARETVQKLKENGKKTIMITGDNRQAADAIAGEVGVDEVYSDVTPESKMNIVIKLQNNGDIVAFVGDGINDAPVLAQADIGIAMGAGTDVAIEAGDVVLLRNRLADVVTYFDLAVKVMKRIKQNIFWAFAYNMLLVPVAAGILYPFTGFLIKPEFAGAAMALSSVTVVGLSLLLRRYRPSH
- a CDS encoding nucleotidyl transferase AbiEii/AbiGii toxin family protein translates to MNTEIINLAKEIQSYFKNFYLAGGTAIMIKYNHRESFDLDFFSQKEFSYNLLTKKVLSMYNTDINRWEKKDDNIDFFIKDIKVSFVLFPFPNLEKIEKFDTIKIASDFDLFLNKVYVAGRRIDPKDPFDAAFLYKKHNWDKSHIAQSFETKFKGQSFKIYLGALLSFEDYQNIPDWVKETLYRLM